A window of Deinococcota bacterium contains these coding sequences:
- a CDS encoding mandelate racemase/muconate lactonizing enzyme family protein translates to PMIIGEDPRDINKIWERLYWQTVRAGRRGNLLHALSAIDIALWDHQAKLANMPLYKLLGAYREEAPCYASGGYYYDGMDMLPKLEEEVKGYIEQGFTAIKMKVGRLDPPREAERVKFVREIIGPEVKLMIDANQAYLDVNACTDLCRRVEAYGITWFEEPLPVDMIEAHVRLRKQTSIPLATGEVAATRWEFQDLIRSGALDYVQPDATMCGGVSEWLKIAALASAQGVSLAPHYHWDIHVHLACVSRDVTILEKFVGTNVKNFDLIMHNPREVSREGTLKPPEGPGVGIDYNENAIREYLVHEEVIC, encoded by the coding sequence CGCCTATGATCATCGGGGAGGATCCTCGCGACATCAACAAAATATGGGAACGCCTGTACTGGCAGACTGTCCGTGCAGGGCGGCGTGGCAACCTCCTCCACGCGCTTTCGGCCATCGATATTGCCCTCTGGGATCACCAGGCGAAACTCGCGAACATGCCGCTATACAAGCTTCTCGGCGCCTACCGTGAAGAAGCGCCCTGCTACGCATCGGGTGGGTACTACTACGACGGCATGGACATGCTACCCAAACTCGAAGAGGAAGTTAAAGGCTACATTGAGCAAGGCTTTACTGCCATCAAGATGAAAGTAGGGCGTTTGGATCCTCCGCGAGAAGCGGAACGCGTCAAGTTCGTCAGGGAAATAATTGGTCCGGAGGTCAAGCTCATGATCGACGCGAACCAAGCGTACCTGGACGTCAACGCTTGCACGGACTTATGCCGGCGTGTGGAAGCTTACGGCATCACCTGGTTTGAGGAACCTTTGCCGGTCGACATGATCGAAGCCCACGTTCGCTTACGTAAACAAACCTCAATTCCACTCGCCACAGGTGAGGTCGCCGCAACACGGTGGGAATTTCAAGATCTGATTCGTTCTGGCGCACTTGACTACGTTCAACCGGACGCTACCATGTGTGGCGGCGTGTCCGAGTGGCTCAAGATCGCGGCTCTTGCAAGTGCCCAGGGTGTTTCTCTCGCCCCGCACTACCACTGGGATATCCACGTGCATCTCGCCTGCGTGAGTCGCGACGTGACAATCCTGGAGAAATTCGTTGGGACGAACGTCAAAAACTTCGACCTCATCATGCACAATCCCCGAGAGGTCAGCCGGGAAGGCACACTAAAACCACCTGAAGGTCCAGGTGTGGGTATTGACTACAACGAAAACGCCATCAGGGAATACCTAGTTCATGAAGAAGTCATTTGCTAA